One window of Candidatus Methylocalor cossyra genomic DNA carries:
- the rplP gene encoding 50S ribosomal protein L16, giving the protein MLQPRRTKYRKQHKGRNTGLAHKGNQVSFGDYGLKAVERGRVTSRQIEAARRAITRHVKRGGKMWIRIYPDKPISRKPLEVRMGSGKGNVEYWVAEVRPGTVLYELQGVNEGLAREAFGLAAAKLPVKTRFASRLVM; this is encoded by the coding sequence ATGCTTCAGCCAAGAAGAACGAAGTATCGGAAACAGCATAAAGGACGGAACACCGGACTGGCCCACAAGGGTAACCAAGTTAGCTTTGGCGATTACGGCTTAAAAGCGGTCGAACGGGGCCGAGTTACAAGTCGCCAAATTGAGGCGGCCCGTAGAGCGATAACCCGTCATGTAAAGAGGGGTGGCAAGATGTGGATACGCATTTATCCAGATAAGCCAATATCACGAAAACCTCTTGAGGTTCGAATGGGCAGCGGGAAGGGTAACGTAGAATATTGGGTTGCAGAGGTCAGACCGGGAACAGTGCTATATGAGCTTCAGGGAGTAAATGAGGGGCTTGCCCGCGAGGCGTTCGGTCTAGCAGCGGCGAAACTTCCAGTAAAGACGCGTTTTGCTAGCAGGTTGGTAATGTAA
- the rplO gene encoding 50S ribosomal protein L15 gives MYLNRIGPAGGSRPRPSRRGRGIGCGLGKTCGRGHKGQKARSGGLRKAGFEGGQMPLQRRIPKRGFRAKNRKLLAEVRLDKIENMGASNINLGSLKEERVVPKSCKAVKIIADGTIQRMITVSGVKVSRAARRQIEQVGGQVEGDRE, from the coding sequence ATGTATCTGAATCGTATAGGGCCCGCAGGCGGTAGTCGTCCGCGCCCTAGTCGACGGGGGCGTGGTATTGGGTGTGGGTTAGGGAAGACCTGTGGACGGGGACATAAAGGGCAGAAGGCACGAAGCGGCGGACTAAGGAAAGCGGGTTTTGAAGGCGGCCAAATGCCATTGCAGCGGCGCATTCCAAAAAGGGGTTTTAGAGCGAAAAATCGGAAGTTATTAGCAGAAGTGAGGTTGGACAAAATAGAAAACATGGGCGCGTCCAATATAAACCTTGGGAGCCTTAAGGAAGAGAGGGTAGTGCCAAAGTCTTGTAAAGCTGTGAAAATTATTGCGGACGGAACTATTCAAAGGATGATCACTGTGTCGGGAGTTAAAGTGAGTAGGGCCGCGCGCAGACAGATTGAGCAAGTAGGCGGCCAGGTTGAGGGAGACCGTGAGTAA
- the rpsQ gene encoding 30S ribosomal protein S17, producing MKGKEGNRYRLLGRVVSCRMDKTRSVEVERLVRHKLYGKYIKRSLRLLVHDEANESREGDIVSIVPCRPISKRKAWKLQSVINKSISPDNL from the coding sequence ATGAAGGGTAAGGAGGGAAATAGGTACAGGCTGTTAGGGAGGGTGGTTAGCTGTAGGATGGATAAAACGAGATCAGTCGAGGTTGAGAGGCTAGTACGTCACAAACTCTATGGCAAATATATTAAAAGGTCGTTGAGGTTATTGGTTCACGATGAAGCTAATGAATCGCGCGAAGGAGATATTGTCAGTATAGTTCCGTGTCGACCCATTTCTAAACGGAAGGCATGGAAACTCCAGTCCGTAATCAACAAAAGTATATCGCCCGATAATCTATAA
- the rplB gene encoding 50S ribosomal protein L2, whose translation MSLIKLKPTSAGSRFVVRVKSEELHTGRPYFGLVESRSRSAGRNNQGRITARHKGGGHKRAYRIIDFRRDKVDVIGKVERIEYDPNRTAYIALIVYRDGERRYIVAPKGLQIGQEIVSADFPPIKVGNCLPVRNAPVGSILHCLELKPGRGAQLARAAGASVQLVAKEGLYATVRMRSGEVRRVLADCRAVIGEVSNHEHNLTSLGKAGASRWRGIRPTVRGVAMNPVDHPHGGGEGKTSGGRHPVSPWGVPTKGFKTRKNKRTNKLIVRGRS comes from the coding sequence ATGAGTCTCATAAAGCTTAAACCAACCTCTGCAGGATCTCGGTTTGTAGTGCGAGTGAAGTCAGAGGAATTGCATACCGGCAGGCCATACTTCGGGTTGGTGGAAAGCAGGAGCCGAAGTGCTGGCAGAAATAATCAAGGTCGTATTACCGCGCGACACAAAGGGGGCGGACACAAGAGAGCGTATCGTATTATTGATTTTAGGCGTGATAAGGTAGATGTAATTGGTAAGGTTGAGCGGATTGAATATGACCCAAACCGTACGGCATATATTGCGCTAATCGTGTATCGCGATGGTGAGAGACGCTATATTGTGGCACCGAAAGGCTTGCAGATTGGGCAGGAGATTGTATCAGCAGATTTTCCGCCGATAAAGGTCGGCAACTGTTTGCCTGTACGCAATGCGCCAGTGGGATCAATTTTACACTGTTTAGAGCTGAAGCCTGGAAGAGGCGCCCAGCTCGCAAGAGCTGCGGGAGCATCTGTACAACTCGTTGCAAAGGAAGGTCTGTATGCGACGGTAAGAATGCGTTCAGGCGAGGTTCGAAGAGTTCTAGCAGATTGTCGAGCCGTAATAGGTGAAGTCTCGAATCATGAGCATAATTTAACATCGCTGGGAAAAGCGGGAGCCTCAAGATGGCGCGGAATTAGACCTACGGTGCGCGGAGTTGCGATGAATCCAGTGGACCACCCCCACGGTGGTGGTGAGGGGAAGACTTCGGGTGGAAGGCATCCAGTATCTCCTTGGGGAGTGCCAACAAAGGGGTTTAAGACGCGCAAAAATAAGCGCACAAATAAGCTGATTGTACGAGGTCGTTCATAG
- the rplX gene encoding 50S ribosomal protein L24 gives MVKIRKGDQVIVLAGKDKGKLGKVLQVRDDRALVEGVNVVKKHQRPAPVKGVSGGIVERSVPIHISNLGLYNPNTKKADKVGFRLLADGRKVRYFKSTNEIVDN, from the coding sequence ATGGTCAAGATACGCAAAGGAGATCAAGTGATCGTTTTAGCAGGAAAAGATAAGGGTAAGCTTGGGAAGGTCTTACAGGTTCGCGATGACAGGGCGTTAGTGGAGGGCGTCAATGTGGTGAAAAAGCATCAGCGGCCGGCACCCGTAAAAGGGGTGAGCGGCGGAATAGTGGAAAGAAGTGTACCAATACATATTTCGAACCTTGGTCTTTATAACCCAAACACAAAAAAGGCCGATAAGGTTGGTTTTAGGCTATTGGCGGATGGACGAAAAGTGAGATATTTTAAGTCCACCAATGAAATTGTAGATAATTAA
- the rplW gene encoding 50S ribosomal protein L23 has protein sequence MRTTDLMAILQAPIISEKTSTTTAAGQQVAFRVRKDATKHQVKRAVELLFKVQVASVNILNVKKKKKRFGRSIGFRSAWKKAYVTLKSGFSIDFASA, from the coding sequence ATGCGGACAACGGACTTAATGGCTATATTGCAAGCTCCTATCATTTCAGAAAAAACTTCAACGACGACCGCTGCTGGGCAGCAGGTAGCATTCCGTGTGCGTAAAGATGCTACGAAACACCAGGTCAAGAGAGCAGTAGAGCTGCTGTTCAAAGTTCAAGTGGCATCTGTAAATATTCTGAATGTGAAAAAGAAGAAGAAACGCTTTGGGCGGTCTATTGGTTTCAGGTCGGCATGGAAAAAGGCATACGTGACGCTTAAATCAGGGTTTAGTATTGATTTTGCTTCGGCATAA
- the rplC gene encoding 50S ribosomal protein L3, giving the protein MALGLIGRKCGMTRVYLENGSAMPVTVVHVEPNRVVQVKTPERDGYLALQVTTGVTKRSRLSKALAGHYAKAAVEAGRGLWEFRLAGEDRSGLVPAPAPYTVGAELGVELFHEGQFVDVRGVSIGKGFAGVVKRHNFRTQDATHGNSLSHRAPGSIGQNQTPGRVFKGKRMAGHMGHRNVTVQNLVIHQIDKDRSLLLIRGAIPGPSGGDVAIVPAVKKKS; this is encoded by the coding sequence ATGGCATTGGGGTTAATTGGACGAAAATGCGGAATGACACGCGTTTACTTAGAAAATGGATCGGCAATGCCTGTGACAGTGGTTCATGTTGAGCCTAATCGCGTCGTTCAAGTGAAAACCCCAGAGCGAGATGGTTACCTAGCTCTGCAAGTTACGACAGGGGTGACGAAGCGCTCTCGTTTATCCAAAGCGTTAGCGGGTCATTATGCTAAGGCAGCCGTAGAGGCAGGCCGGGGGTTGTGGGAGTTTAGGCTAGCGGGGGAGGATCGGTCGGGTTTAGTTCCAGCACCAGCACCATATACTGTTGGTGCTGAACTGGGGGTGGAGCTGTTTCATGAGGGCCAGTTTGTTGATGTTCGGGGAGTCAGCATAGGGAAAGGATTTGCTGGGGTAGTTAAGCGGCATAATTTTCGCACACAGGATGCAACGCACGGGAATTCTTTATCGCACCGCGCGCCAGGCTCTATCGGACAAAATCAAACGCCGGGACGGGTCTTTAAAGGCAAGCGTATGGCTGGGCATATGGGTCATCGAAACGTTACCGTTCAGAATCTTGTGATTCATCAAATTGATAAAGATAGATCACTATTGTTAATTAGAGGAGCGATTCCTGGGCCAAGTGGGGGCGATGTCGCTATAGTTCCCGCTGTTAAGAAGAAATCCTGA
- the tuf gene encoding elongation factor Tu: MAKEKFTRTKPHVNVGTIGHVDHGKTTLTAALTKVGADRFGGVFKAYDQIDAAPEERARGITIATAHVEYESPTRHYAHVDCPGHADYVKNMITGAAQMDGAILVVSAADGPMPQTREHILLARQVGVPYIVVFLNKADMVDDEELIELVEMEVRELLSKYDFPGDDTPIIRGSALKALEGDQSEIGVPAIVRLVDALDSYIPEPKRDVEKPFLMPIEDVFSISGRGTVVTGRIERGKIKVGDEIAIVGIRPTVKTTCTGVEMFRKLLDEGVAGDNVGVLLRGTKREEVERGQVLAAPNSITPHTHFEAEIYVLSKEEGGRHTPFFNGYRPQFYFRTTDVTGSVELPAGVEMVMPGDNVKITVKLIAPIAMEEGLRFAVREGGRTVGAGVVSKILE, encoded by the coding sequence GTGGCCAAAGAAAAATTTACGCGCACCAAGCCGCATGTGAATGTGGGTACGATTGGGCATGTGGATCATGGGAAGACGACGTTGACGGCGGCCTTGACCAAGGTGGGGGCGGACCGGTTTGGTGGGGTGTTTAAGGCGTACGATCAGATTGATGCGGCGCCGGAGGAGCGGGCGCGGGGGATTACGATTGCGACGGCGCATGTGGAGTATGAATCGCCGACCCGGCACTATGCGCATGTGGACTGTCCTGGGCATGCGGATTATGTGAAGAACATGATTACGGGGGCGGCGCAGATGGACGGTGCGATTTTGGTGGTGTCGGCGGCGGATGGGCCGATGCCGCAGACGCGGGAGCATATTTTGTTGGCGCGGCAGGTGGGGGTGCCGTACATTGTGGTGTTTCTCAACAAGGCCGACATGGTGGACGATGAGGAGTTGATTGAGTTGGTGGAGATGGAAGTGCGGGAGTTGTTGAGTAAGTACGATTTTCCTGGGGACGACACGCCGATTATTCGGGGGTCGGCGCTCAAGGCGTTGGAGGGGGACCAGAGTGAGATTGGGGTGCCGGCGATTGTGCGGTTGGTGGATGCGCTGGACAGTTATATTCCGGAGCCGAAGCGGGATGTGGAGAAGCCGTTTTTGATGCCCATTGAGGATGTATTTTCCATTTCTGGGCGTGGGACGGTAGTGACGGGGCGGATTGAGCGGGGCAAGATCAAGGTGGGGGATGAGATTGCGATTGTGGGGATTCGGCCGACGGTCAAGACCACCTGCACTGGGGTGGAGATGTTTCGTAAGTTATTGGATGAAGGGGTGGCGGGGGACAATGTAGGGGTATTGTTGCGGGGGACCAAGCGGGAGGAAGTGGAGCGGGGTCAGGTGTTGGCGGCGCCGAACAGTATTACGCCGCACACGCATTTTGAGGCGGAGATTTACGTGTTGTCGAAGGAGGAGGGGGGTCGGCACACGCCGTTTTTCAATGGGTATCGGCCGCAGTTTTATTTTAGGACCACGGATGTGACGGGGTCGGTGGAGTTGCCGGCGGGGGTTGAGATGGTGATGCCGGGGGACAATGTTAAGATCACGGTGAAGCTGATTGCGCCGATTGCCATGGAGGAAGGGTTGCGTTTTGCGGTGCGGGAAGGCGGACGAACCGTGGGGGCGGGCGTCGTGTCCAAGATTTTGGAGTAA
- the rpsJ gene encoding 30S ribosomal protein S10 encodes MQKQRIRIRLKAFDHRLIDQSASEIVETAKRTGAQVLGPIPLPTKKERFTVLISPHVNKDARDQYELRTHKRLMDIIEPTDKTVDALMKLDLAAGVDVQIRLN; translated from the coding sequence ATGCAGAAGCAAAGAATCCGAATCCGCTTGAAGGCATTCGATCACCGACTTATAGATCAGTCGGCTAGCGAAATAGTGGAAACTGCAAAGCGTACTGGAGCCCAGGTTTTAGGACCAATTCCATTGCCAACTAAAAAAGAGCGTTTTACTGTGCTAATTTCGCCACATGTCAATAAAGATGCGCGTGACCAATATGAGCTTCGAACGCATAAGCGCTTGATGGATATTATCGAGCCTACTGATAAAACGGTAGATGCGTTAATGAAGCTCGATTTGGCCGCCGGCGTGGATGTGCAAATTCGGTTAAACTAA
- the rpsC gene encoding 30S ribosomal protein S3 codes for MGQKVHPVGIRLGFIKDWTSRWYAASKNYSKYLHQDLLIRDFLKTKLAHASVSRIQINRPANNAHIIIYTARPGLVIGKKGEDIDALRKEVAAIIGVPVQINVEEIRKPELDAQLVAEGVAQQLEKRIMFRRAMKRAVSNALRLGAEGIKVNISGRLNGAEIARTEWYREGRVPLHTFRADIDYGFAEAKTTYGVIGVKVWIFKGEVFTGASQAKAAVAAET; via the coding sequence ATGGGTCAAAAGGTACATCCGGTAGGCATTCGCCTCGGATTCATAAAGGATTGGACATCCCGATGGTACGCGGCGAGTAAAAATTACTCTAAATATCTACATCAAGATTTATTGATACGGGATTTCTTAAAAACAAAATTAGCACATGCATCGGTAAGCAGAATTCAAATTAACCGGCCGGCAAATAATGCTCATATAATTATATATACCGCCCGCCCAGGGTTAGTTATTGGCAAGAAGGGCGAAGATATTGACGCGCTTCGCAAAGAAGTTGCGGCCATAATCGGAGTGCCTGTGCAAATCAATGTGGAAGAAATTAGAAAGCCAGAGCTGGACGCGCAACTCGTCGCTGAAGGTGTCGCGCAACAGCTGGAAAAGCGAATCATGTTTCGGCGCGCAATGAAACGTGCCGTGTCGAACGCGCTTCGACTTGGAGCGGAAGGGATAAAGGTGAATATAAGTGGGAGATTGAATGGAGCGGAAATTGCGCGCACTGAGTGGTATCGGGAGGGGCGCGTGCCGCTTCATACGTTTCGGGCAGACATTGATTATGGGTTCGCGGAGGCTAAAACAACGTACGGCGTTATCGGTGTGAAGGTGTGGATTTTTAAAGGAGAAGTTTTCACAGGGGCCTCCCAGGCGAAAGCTGCCGTGGCAGCGGAAACTTAA
- the rplN gene encoding 50S ribosomal protein L14, which translates to MIQMQTCLAVADNSGARRVMCIKVLGGSRRAYANIGDVIKVSIKESIPRGRVKKGEVYNAVVVRTRKGVRRNDGSIIRFDENAAVILNNQYQPLGTRIFGPVTRELRTEKFMKIVSLAPEVI; encoded by the coding sequence GTGATTCAGATGCAAACATGCCTTGCCGTAGCTGATAACAGCGGGGCACGCAGAGTGATGTGTATCAAAGTGTTGGGTGGATCACGTCGTGCATATGCAAATATTGGAGACGTAATAAAAGTAAGCATTAAGGAATCCATACCAAGGGGGAGAGTAAAAAAGGGCGAGGTTTATAACGCTGTCGTTGTGAGGACACGGAAAGGAGTGCGTCGAAACGACGGATCTATTATCCGGTTTGACGAGAATGCTGCTGTAATACTGAATAACCAGTATCAACCGCTCGGAACTAGAATTTTTGGTCCAGTTACGAGGGAGCTACGGACAGAGAAATTCATGAAAATAGTATCACTGGCTCCGGAAGTAATCTAG
- the rpsH gene encoding 30S ribosomal protein S8, which translates to MTDPLADMFTRIRNAHAAGRSEVRVPSSKCKVAICNVLQGEGYIEGFSIEELGNRRDLVLQLKYYKGKPVLSYLQRVSKAGRRVYKSVDDLPSVLSGLGTAIISTSQGIMSDREAKKRRLGGEVIGVLW; encoded by the coding sequence ATGACAGATCCGCTGGCTGATATGTTTACGCGTATCAGGAACGCACATGCTGCCGGACGAAGTGAAGTTCGTGTTCCGTCGTCAAAATGCAAAGTGGCTATATGTAACGTACTACAGGGGGAGGGATATATTGAAGGATTTAGTATAGAGGAATTAGGGAACCGTCGAGACTTGGTACTGCAGCTGAAATACTATAAGGGGAAGCCGGTGCTTAGTTATTTGCAAAGGGTCAGTAAGGCAGGAAGGCGAGTTTATAAATCAGTGGACGACCTTCCATCAGTGCTTAGTGGACTGGGTACCGCGATTATTTCGACTTCGCAAGGTATTATGAGCGATCGAGAGGCAAAAAAGAGGAGACTTGGGGGAGAAGTTATCGGTGTCCTGTGGTGA
- the rplR gene encoding 50S ribosomal protein L18, with protein MDKKSRRLKRAKRIRKTIRRLGINRLSVFRTPRHIYAQITTADGAKVLAASSSLDRTMRMDEKSMGNVEGARQVGISIAEKALAIGITAVAFDRAGYKYHGRVKALAEAAREKGLRF; from the coding sequence ATGGATAAAAAGAGCAGGCGTTTAAAACGCGCGAAGAGGATTCGGAAAACTATTAGACGCCTTGGGATAAATCGTCTGTCAGTGTTTAGAACGCCGCGCCATATATATGCGCAAATTACGACTGCTGATGGGGCGAAGGTTCTCGCGGCTTCGTCATCTCTCGACAGGACTATGCGAATGGACGAAAAGAGTATGGGTAATGTGGAGGGAGCCAGGCAGGTGGGTATAAGTATTGCGGAGAAGGCTCTGGCGATTGGTATTACAGCAGTAGCGTTTGACCGGGCTGGTTATAAATACCACGGGAGAGTCAAAGCGCTAGCGGAAGCGGCGCGGGAGAAGGGGTTACGCTTTTAG
- the rplD gene encoding 50S ribosomal protein L4: protein MSLYVPPALHGGKNFEVAEAVFGREFNEPLVHQLIVAYMAAGRSGTKAQKTRAEVRGGGAKPWRQKGTGKARAGTSRSPLWRGGGVVFAARPRNYKQKLNKKMYRGAMCSIFSELLRQGRLVATEEIEVAEPKTKLLLEKIKGMNFSRGVFIADNINTNLYLAARNVPSLEVCDVENISPVSLVASDKVIVTNGALKKLEATLLCGQRT from the coding sequence ATGAGCCTCTATGTGCCGCCAGCATTACATGGCGGTAAAAATTTCGAAGTGGCCGAGGCTGTTTTTGGGCGCGAGTTTAATGAGCCGCTGGTCCATCAATTGATTGTGGCCTACATGGCTGCTGGCCGTTCTGGTACAAAGGCTCAAAAGACGCGAGCGGAGGTAAGAGGGGGTGGGGCAAAACCATGGCGCCAGAAAGGCACCGGGAAAGCTCGCGCTGGAACGAGTCGGAGCCCGTTATGGCGAGGCGGGGGAGTGGTGTTTGCTGCACGGCCAAGGAATTATAAGCAAAAGCTCAATAAGAAAATGTATCGTGGAGCAATGTGCTCAATATTTTCAGAGCTTTTACGACAGGGGCGATTGGTAGCTACGGAAGAAATAGAAGTGGCTGAGCCGAAAACTAAATTGTTGCTAGAAAAAATCAAAGGGATGAATTTTTCTCGAGGTGTATTTATAGCAGATAATATTAACACTAATCTTTACCTGGCAGCGAGAAATGTACCATCTCTGGAAGTGTGCGATGTGGAAAACATTAGCCCAGTGAGTCTTGTAGCCAGTGATAAGGTTATTGTAACGAATGGAGCACTGAAAAAACTAGAGGCTACGTTGCTATGCGGACAACGGACTTAA
- the rplF gene encoding 50S ribosomal protein L6 yields the protein MSRVAKNPVKIPEGVEVSLQNREIQIEGRKGVVRGFIDPLVTVNIDNNEINVKYDVRNRAQKAIAGTTRACLANMVEGVTKGYERKLVLVGVGYRAQATGKILTLNIGFSHAIDYSIPEGITIETPSQTEIIVRGCDKRQVGQIAADIRSYRAPEPYKGKGIRYADEVVEKKEAKKK from the coding sequence ATGTCCAGAGTTGCCAAAAATCCAGTAAAAATTCCCGAGGGTGTAGAAGTAAGTCTTCAAAATAGGGAAATACAGATTGAGGGAAGGAAGGGTGTTGTGCGAGGATTTATTGATCCCCTGGTGACGGTCAATATAGATAATAATGAGATAAACGTCAAATATGATGTGCGAAATCGAGCACAAAAGGCGATAGCCGGTACAACAAGGGCTTGTCTCGCTAACATGGTGGAGGGCGTTACGAAAGGGTATGAACGGAAGCTCGTGTTAGTAGGCGTAGGATACCGTGCACAGGCGACTGGGAAGATATTGACTCTGAATATAGGATTTTCTCATGCTATCGACTATTCTATACCTGAGGGTATAACCATAGAAACGCCGTCGCAAACGGAAATTATTGTGCGCGGATGCGATAAGAGACAGGTTGGCCAAATTGCAGCGGATATTAGGTCGTATAGAGCACCGGAACCATATAAAGGTAAAGGTATTCGATACGCCGATGAAGTCGTAGAAAAGAAGGAAGCGAAAAAGAAATAG
- the rpsN gene encoding 30S ribosomal protein S14, protein MAKKSLIARERKRVKLVEKYRNRRERLKQIIVDKQSTYQEKQDAELRLQKLPRNSSPIRIHNRCKVTGRPHGYYRKFGLGRNKLRESVMRGDVPGVVKASW, encoded by the coding sequence ATGGCAAAAAAATCTCTAATCGCCAGAGAGAGAAAGCGTGTGAAATTGGTGGAAAAATATAGAAATAGAAGGGAGAGATTGAAGCAGATTATCGTAGATAAACAGAGTACCTATCAGGAAAAACAAGATGCGGAATTGAGATTGCAAAAACTTCCGAGGAACTCGTCGCCCATCCGAATACACAATCGGTGCAAGGTGACGGGTCGGCCGCATGGATATTATCGAAAATTTGGACTTGGGAGGAATAAATTGAGAGAGAGTGTTATGCGGGGAGACGTGCCAGGAGTGGTTAAAGCGAGTTGGTAG
- the rpsE gene encoding 30S ribosomal protein S5 — MASHSQNNADGFQEKLVAVRRVAKVVKGGRQFGFTALTVVGDGNGSVGYGLSKAREVPVAIQKSMEQAKRNLRKVSLNGETLHHAVVVSDGAAKVFMQPASEGTGIIAGGAMRAVFEVVGIHNVLAKCIGSNNPINVVRATIKGLLAINDPRTIAAKRGKGEILRDQSRR, encoded by the coding sequence ATGGCGTCACATAGTCAAAATAATGCAGATGGTTTTCAAGAAAAGCTGGTGGCTGTACGGCGGGTAGCAAAAGTCGTTAAGGGGGGGCGTCAATTTGGTTTTACCGCATTAACGGTTGTTGGTGACGGAAATGGTAGTGTTGGATATGGACTAAGTAAGGCGCGAGAGGTGCCGGTAGCGATCCAAAAGTCAATGGAGCAGGCTAAGAGAAATTTGCGGAAGGTGAGCCTAAACGGTGAGACTTTGCATCACGCCGTCGTGGTATCGGATGGAGCAGCAAAGGTCTTCATGCAACCGGCCTCGGAGGGTACAGGAATCATTGCGGGCGGCGCCATGCGAGCTGTATTTGAGGTGGTTGGCATTCATAACGTTCTAGCGAAGTGTATTGGGTCGAATAATCCAATTAACGTAGTTAGAGCTACGATCAAAGGGTTATTGGCAATCAATGACCCAAGAACGATTGCCGCCAAGCGAGGGAAAGGGGAAATACTACGAGATCAAAGCAGGCGATGA
- the rpmC gene encoding 50S ribosomal protein L29 yields MKAADLRQKTDAELMELLVDCYREQFNLRMQKAIGQLSKVHQIPQNRRRIARIYTILTERGIRK; encoded by the coding sequence ATGAAAGCAGCTGATTTGCGGCAGAAAACGGACGCTGAGTTAATGGAACTATTAGTGGATTGCTACCGGGAGCAGTTCAATTTGAGAATGCAAAAAGCGATCGGCCAATTATCGAAAGTGCATCAAATCCCACAAAACAGGCGCAGAATTGCTCGGATTTATACGATTCTGACAGAAAGAGGGATTAGAAAATGA
- the rplV gene encoding 50S ribosomal protein L22, which translates to MNITTAKLKGARTSAQKCRLVADQIRGLRVEKAIELLTFSKKKSSHIIQKVLESAIANAEHNAGLDVDALCISKIDIDEGPSLKRIMPRAKGRANRISRRTCHITIHVSEHQ; encoded by the coding sequence ATGAATATCACAACAGCTAAATTAAAAGGTGCAAGAACGTCTGCTCAGAAATGCCGCCTAGTGGCTGACCAGATTAGAGGGCTAAGAGTCGAAAAAGCGATAGAGTTACTTACATTTAGCAAGAAGAAGTCGTCGCATATTATACAAAAGGTCTTGGAATCCGCAATCGCAAATGCTGAGCATAATGCTGGCTTGGATGTAGATGCGCTTTGTATAAGTAAGATCGACATTGACGAAGGTCCTAGCCTGAAAAGGATAATGCCGCGCGCCAAGGGGCGGGCCAACAGGATAAGCAGGCGTACTTGTCATATAACAATCCATGTGTCCGAGCATCAGTGA
- the rplE gene encoding 50S ribosomal protein L5: MSRLQQIYATEIVRELMKKFGYRSVMQVPKLKKIVLNMGVGEAVVDKKTLQYAMEDLAKIAGQKPVATVSRKSIAGFKIRAGMPIGCKVTLRRARMYEFLDRLINIAIPRIRDFRGFSSRAFDGRGNYSLGLPEQIIFPEIDYDKIDALRGLDVTIATTAQTDQEARALLELFKFPFRA; this comes from the coding sequence ATGTCAAGACTACAGCAGATATATGCTACCGAGATTGTTCGTGAATTGATGAAAAAATTCGGGTACCGGTCGGTAATGCAGGTACCAAAACTTAAAAAAATAGTATTGAACATGGGTGTTGGTGAAGCTGTTGTTGACAAAAAAACTTTACAATACGCGATGGAAGATCTTGCGAAAATCGCAGGTCAAAAGCCCGTTGCTACTGTTTCTCGGAAATCTATTGCAGGATTTAAAATACGTGCTGGTATGCCTATCGGATGCAAAGTTACGTTAAGGCGCGCGCGGATGTACGAGTTTTTGGATCGACTTATCAATATCGCGATTCCGCGTATTAGGGACTTTAGAGGATTTAGTAGTCGAGCGTTCGACGGACGTGGCAATTATTCGTTAGGTCTTCCTGAGCAAATTATTTTTCCAGAAATTGATTATGATAAAATCGACGCATTGCGCGGTTTGGATGTGACGATTGCGACGACAGCACAAACGGATCAAGAAGCGCGGGCGCTACTCGAGCTATTCAAATTTCCATTTCGAGCCTGA
- the rpsS gene encoding 30S ribosomal protein S19 has translation MPRSIKKGPFVDHFLLKKIAEMNSAGLKKPIRTWSRRSMIIPEMIGYTFAVHNGRQHVPILITDNMVGHKLGEFAPTRTYKGHQADKKSK, from the coding sequence ATGCCGCGCTCAATTAAAAAGGGACCTTTCGTTGATCATTTCTTATTGAAAAAAATCGCCGAAATGAACAGCGCCGGATTAAAAAAACCAATTCGAACTTGGTCTCGACGGTCAATGATTATTCCCGAGATGATAGGCTATACGTTCGCCGTACATAATGGCCGCCAGCACGTGCCAATTTTGATTACCGATAACATGGTCGGCCATAAGTTAGGAGAGTTTGCTCCTACAAGGACTTATAAAGGCCATCAGGCAGATAAGAAATCGAAATAG